The sequence AGCAGTCTGAAGAAAGTTTCTGGCGAATGGATGTTAAATTATGCACTGAAAGTTATATTTTAGAGCGAAACATTATTAATAACCAACCTCCATTAGCTAGGAAAAAAATAGCATTGATAGGCTGTGGTACTATTGGTGGTTATACAGCTCAATCTCTTGTTCAGCTAGGAGCTGGGAGCCTAAATGGTAGCCTTACTCTGTTTGATAAAGATAATATTCAGCCGGGTAATTTAGGGAGACATTTACTCGGAATAAATTATTTAGGTGAAAATAAAAGTGCGGCAATGGTTCATTGGTTAAAATCAACAGGTTTGGCTAATAAGATATTACATCAACACTCATTTAAATATGAAGATGTATCAGCTAATTGGGATGTTATTATTGATGCTACAGGAAGTCATTCATTCTCACTTCTTTTAGCGAAATGGATTCATGGATACCGAGTTAATAAAAGAGATAAACCTTTACTTATTCATGGATGGATATCAGGGTTTGGGCATATTACTCGAGCGCTGAGGGATGATGGTCGATTAGGTTGTTATGCATGTCAATTTGATTACAGTCATAAACCAAAAAGAGAACGTCATGAAAGTTTTACAAAAGGAAACAGCCCTGATTATTTAGCCTTTAAACGTAGTTGTGGGGCTAGTCACTTACCTTTTTCTTCAAATGCCAGTATGAGTTCGGCTGCAATGATTACACAATTGCTCCAGCAAGAAAATAAGACGTCGCCAAATTTTTTACAAAGACGAATTACTCAATCGGCAAAAGAAGTAAAAGATGTAAAACTTTCAAGGCAAAAAGGATGCCCTGTATGCCTGAACTAATTCTGCATGCAAATAACGGAACTCGGATTCTGATTGAAAAAGGTGTTTTAAACGCTCCTCAAGAATATCGACAAAAAAAATCTAAAGATACTGAAGCTGGGGGTATATTAATTGGTGAATATAGAGGGGAAGATCTAAGGATAGTTAGCGCAACCCTACCAGGTATCCTTGATAAAAGAAGTCGAATAAGATTTAAAAGGCGGAGTCCACACCATAATACTGCAGCTATAAGTGCTTGGTCGGCCTCTAAACATATTCAAACTTTTACAGGAGATTGGCATACACATCCGGAAGATCATCCAACTCCGTCAGGGCTAGATTTATCTGAATGGCAAAAAAAAATGCCTAAGAGACCAATGCTATTAATGATAATAGGAAGAGTATCCTCATGGTATGGATTATGGGATGGTAAAACTATTGTAAAAGTTACAACATTATAGAGTAGATGAAAGCTTATTAATCAAATTAGCCTTTGTTATTTTCGAAGCAATATCACGTAATAAAAACGAAGGTACAGACGCTACATCGTACAATTTAAAACAGAGAAAATCATGAGTGATTGAAAAGAAAAATATAGTGACTATTTGAATAAATTTGGTCATATCTCTAGAAGCTTAGACGCAAGTAAAGTGCAGGAAATATTGGCATATCGACTCGCCAATGAAAACACAACCATCGATTTTCTATAGGTGCTTTATTTATTCTTTATAATAAGTTCTGCTCCTAATCTGGTAGTAATAAATCACCTCGCACTAAACTTCGACCTAATCTGGTAGTAATAAATCACCTCGCACTAAACTTCGACCTAATCTGGTAGTAATAAATCACCTCGCACTAAACTTCGACCTAATCTGGTAGTAATAAATCACCTCGCACTAAACTTCGACCTAATCTGGTAGTAATAAATCACCTCGCACTAAACTTCGACCTAATCTGGTAGTAATAAATCACCTCGCACTAAACTTCGACCTAATCTGGTAGTAATAAATCACCTCGCACTAAACTTCGACCTAATCTGGTAGTAATAAATCACCTCGAAACTAAACTTCGACCTAATCTGGTAGTAATAAATCACCTCGAAACTAAACTTCGACCTAATCTGGTAGTAGTAAATCACTTCGAAACTAAACTTCGACCTAATCTGGTAGTAATAAATCACCTCGAAACTAAACTTCGACCTAATCTGGTAGTAGTAAATCACTTCGAAACTAAACTTCGACCTAATTTGGTAGTAGTAAATCACTTCGAAACTAAACTTCGACCTAATCTGGTAGTAATAAATTACTTAGAAACTAAACTTTGACTGTAGTGAGCATGTTATTGTAATGGGAGATTTAGGTAGTGTAAATAAAGCTATTATTGAACCTTCAACTTCATCTAATAGACACGTAGGACTAGGAGGGGTTATTAATGAATAGATATTAATAGAGGTTGGTTTTAAGCGTTTATTGGTTTGGAGCTTTATTTTGAGTTGACATTTTAAAAGGTAGAAGATATGTTGATTTTTAGTGTACTGTATTCTATTATAGTACACAGGTAAACAGAATCTAATAAATAACTTAATATATAACTTAGTAAAGAGCTAATTATGAACACTATACAAGAAAGAGAAGTCACAATTCTTGCCGAGTCTGTTAGTAATGATCCTTTGAAAATGACATTAATTCGAAGAGGCATTACTAATATTATTAATAACATTAGTGGTGTTAGTAATGATGAGGTTATTCAACTATTAACCCTCCAAGATATTGATTTTTCGATGAGGTTTGGAAATGCAATTGCTGAAAGGCATATGCTGCAAACTCATAGTGAAGTAGTTGATAGTAGTATTAAAAAAAATAAGATGATACAAAAATTTTTGGAATCATTAAAAGAGCATGGAGGAGGTTATACTTCTATGCAATTAGCTGAAAAACTAGAAGTCTCCAAGCAAGCTATATCTAATAAGAAGAGTCGAGAACAGCTGTTTTATGTAAAAGTAGGTGGTCAAACATATTTTCCTACTTTCCAATTTTCTGATGAGAAGAAAGTTTCAAGTGCATTTAAGAAAGTGCTCACTATTTTGGCTAACAAGGATAGAGTTTCTAGCTTTTTCTTTTTTACTCAAAAGCTTGAAGATAGAAATGGAAATTTAAAGCCGATATATAAGATTCTCCGTGGAGAAAAACAGCCTCGTTACATTTATGAACAGATTGAGAAAAGAGCAAGGTCTATCCATTCTATGGGTGAAAGAAAGTAGGGGCTTAGAGCCCCTACTAGTTAGTTTTCGTCGTAGATTTCACCACCCAGAATTTCGGTCATAACGGCTTTCATCGTTACTTGCTTATTCTGTTTAGTAAATTCACTAGAAGGAAGTTCCGCAGCATCTACCTGATGCTCAGAAAGTTTAGTAACCACCAATGAGTTCAATTGAGGATTGGATTCGTTTTCAACTAAAGCATAAGCAGCACCATTTCCATGGTGTACACTTGTGTATGAAAAGCCATCTTTTACTATACCTAAATTTGTAGCCGCAGCAACAATTGCCTGTGTATGTCGATAGTTAGAATTGTCAGTTAATTGCCCTGATAACTTCAACGTAGTACCGAGCATACTTACATCTAAAAGCTTCAAATCCCTTTGGGCTTCCAATTCACCAATGTCATAATCATCAAAAAATGAATCTTGAACTTTGGTATTGTCGGCTGTTGCTCCTTCTCCCTTACCATCAGCTGTTCGCTCTGTAATCTCCGCAAGACACGTATCTGGCTTTTCAGCTGCGTACATGACATTTACTTCACCACGATGGTGATTGTATCGACCATCTGTACCGTTTCCGTAATAGATCGCTGAATCATAGCCGGTCTCTTGAATGCGGTACATTTTCGAATTCTTAGGAATTTCTTGATATGGTACGGAATGAGAGCGTCCAGATAACTTTGACTCTACATGACGGCTAATTTCATCAACAACCACATTTCGAACTTCATTCATTCCAACATCATCAGCTAAGGAATCATCCTTTGCATTTATTGCTTCTAGAACTGCAAATGGCAGTTTTTTCATAGGAATGCTTTCAATCTCTTGGGCTGGAATTGTTTCGCCTGCAATTTTACTAATTAGTCTAGCTGCATAAACTAGGTCCTTTTTTTCTATCGTGCTCATTATAATTTACTTTCCTCAAAAATTTAGTTTCCATTGGATTATCCTTTGGAGTGTAAAAAAAAGTGAAAACAAGTCTTCACCGTAAATATTGCATTGTGTTAAATCTAAGATTAGAACTGAATGCAACGTAACATAATGAAGATAAAAAGTTTTTTATTCAATATAAAGATGTAACCTTTAGTTTGTTAGCATGAAAAACAACCATGTTTATACACTTGAAAGTAGTATGCTAGATAAGAGAGAGCTTATTGAAGTGAATTAGGAGGCTTAGGGTTTTATTCTCGAATAGATATTAATTACTCTATATGCAGTTTGTTTTTCTGAATAAAAGTCTGTCTAGTGAAATTTGGGAAGTCCATTTTTATTGTGTTTTTAATAAATATGCCGCTTTAGAATAAAATCGATTTTGATAAAAATGTAAAGAGGCTTGATAAAAATCAGCTGATCTTTACGTTTTTTGTTTTATTCTATGTATTTAAGGTGATTAATTATTTAATTTGTCATTATTAACTTGAATTTAAATGGAAATATAACGAACGAACGAGCTTTACGCTCTTTAAATTGTAAGTCTTCCTTTTTAGGAAACGTAAAATTTATAGCTTAGAGAATAAAAAAACCAGCTTAATAGCTGGTTTTTTTATTCTGAAATTTATATTCGGATTAGGATTATTTCCAACTGAATTCAAAATCTCTGGCGAATATCGATTCTAATTGCTGTTTAAATTGATTATTTATACTGGTATTGGATAACTGGGTTAGCTCGTTGCCTGTTTGTGTTAACTTATAATAATTGAGTACTAAACCTGAGGTTTTTGCTTTTAAAGTTAACTCGATATTCTTAAAATTAAGTTTATATTCATCACCAAATTTTAATTCTGCAGATTCTATTTCTTGCCCATAAA is a genomic window of Pseudoalteromonas sp. '520P1 No. 423' containing:
- a CDS encoding RES family NAD+ phosphorylase — translated: MSTIEKKDLVYAARLISKIAGETIPAQEIESIPMKKLPFAVLEAINAKDDSLADDVGMNEVRNVVVDEISRHVESKLSGRSHSVPYQEIPKNSKMYRIQETGYDSAIYYGNGTDGRYNHHRGEVNVMYAAEKPDTCLAEITERTADGKGEGATADNTKVQDSFFDDYDIGELEAQRDLKLLDVSMLGTTLKLSGQLTDNSNYRHTQAIVAAATNLGIVKDGFSYTSVHHGNGAAYALVENESNPQLNSLVVTKLSEHQVDAAELPSSEFTKQNKQVTMKAVMTEILGGEIYDEN
- a CDS encoding Mov34/MPN/PAD-1 family protein, with product MPELILHANNGTRILIEKGVLNAPQEYRQKKSKDTEAGGILIGEYRGEDLRIVSATLPGILDKRSRIRFKRRSPHHNTAAISAWSASKHIQTFTGDWHTHPEDHPTPSGLDLSEWQKKMPKRPMLLMIIGRVSSWYGLWDGKTIVKVTTL